In Magnolia sinica isolate HGM2019 chromosome 12, MsV1, whole genome shotgun sequence, a single genomic region encodes these proteins:
- the LOC131221755 gene encoding uncharacterized protein LOC131221755, protein MAARWINPIRPSAIILTAVLLSIWTVRSVSREIRPSDHGLPFQKPPSKTSPAMAAFFKGTPSSSSQVALPEARNSSDPYWGRGNLEHGKREGGGHVRGVLLVASLTCGAVGFTLMLAAAFVYLFQVRKSK, encoded by the coding sequence atggCCGCTCGCTGGATTAATCCCATCCGTCCGTCGGCCATTATCCTGACGGCCGTCCTTCTCTCGATCTGGACCGTACGATCCGTATCCCGAGAGATCCGCCCGTCCGACCACGGCCTCCCGTTCCAGAAGCCCCCGTCGAAAACCTCGCCAGCGATGGCGGCGTTCTTCAAGGGCACACCGTCGTCGTCGTCGCAAGTGGCGTTGCCGGAGGCGAGGAATTCCAGCGATCCGTACTGGGGGAGAGGGAATCTGGAGCACGGGAAGCGGGAGGGCGGCGGTCACGTGAGGGGGGTGCTGCTGGTGGCGAGTCTCACGTGCGGGGCTGTAGGTTTCACTCTCATGCTCGCAGCTGCCTTCGTCTATCTCTTTCAGGTTCGGAAGTctaagtaa